The Rathayibacter caricis DSM 15933 genomic sequence CGGTCCTCGACCACGGCTACGCCACGCTCGGTGCCGTCGATCAGGAGCTGCTGACCTCAGCCCTCGAACTCGCCCTGTTCGGGGGTCATTCTGTTGCTCGCGTCGACTTCTACGATGGGAGCGGGAATTCGCTCCGACCTTCCTGGCCCTGGTGCGTCCACATCACGGTGACGCGTCAGATCCCTCGAAGGTGAGAACTCCCTTGCAGCTGCCCTTTTCCTCCTGGCGGTACCCCCGGCTCGCTCGGGTCCTCACGGGTGCTGCGGTGATCGCGCTGGCAGCCGGCAGCGTTCTGGCGGTGCAGGAGCCGGCCGAGGCGAGTCAGGTCGGCTGCTACAGCTCCGCGACCGGCGGACTGCGCGCCGTCGAGGCACCCTCGAGCTGCGAGCAGACCTCCGAGATCGCGCTCGGCTGGACCGTCGGAGCCGACCACGGCTCCTCGGTGAACGCCGTGTCCGCACTCTCGAGCAGCAGCACGACGGGTGCCGCTGCGACCGCGGCCACCGGCGTGCCCGGCCCCCGCGGAGCCACCGGTCCGCGAGGGTACACGGGGCCGCGAGGGTTCAAGGGGGCCACCGGAGCGAAGGGAGCCACCGGGGCGAAGGGAGCCGCGGGGGCGAAGGGAGCCACCGGAGCCACGGGCGCCGCGGGGGCGAAGGGAGCCACCGGAGCCACGGGCGCGACCGGGCCGCAGGGAGCCACCGGCGCGCAGGGCGAAGCGGGACCCCAGGGTGACACCGGGCCTCAGGGAGCCACGGGCGTGCAGGGCGAGGCGGGACCCCAGGGGGCCACCGGACCCCGGGGCGAGGCAGGACCCCGGGGTGCGACCGGAGCAGACGGTGCGACCGGCCCCACCGGTGCACAGGGTGCGGCGGGAACGGACGGCGCCGCTGCGTGGTCGACCATCACGCCGTGGAGCGGATCCAGGCTGTACGAGGTGGGACCCCCGTCCAGCGTCGTCGCCTATGCGGGTGGAGCCTTCGTCGCGATCGCGGACAGCACCGGTGTCGCTCCGGGATCCGGACAGGACGCCTGGGTGCAGATCGCCGCTCCTGGCGAGCAGGGCATCGAGGGTCTCGTCGGCCCCCAGGGGCTGCAGGGCCTGCAGGGTGTCCAGGGCGAGACCGGACCGCAGGGCGAGAAGGGTGAGAAGGGCGACAAGGGCGAGCAGGGAGACACCGGCCCGGCTGGTCCCGCAGGCCCTTCCGGCGGTGGCGAGACGACGGCGGACGCCACGAGGAACTTCCCGGAGGGATGCACGGTCGAGACCGCCCCCCTCGTCGCCGTCACCTTCGATCCGGGCGCAGCACCGGTCTACCTGGACGGGCAGGCGTTCTGCCTGCAGTCGACCCGTGAGATTGCGGTCTCCACCTCCGGCGTCCAGTCCGGTCCGACGAGTTGGTCCTCCCTGTTCATGGCCCTCGAGGCGGGCCCGATCGCCACCCGATTGCAGCAGGACATGCTCGAGAATCGAGCGATGGAGAGTGTCCGCGTTCAGCTCGGGGCGCAGTCGGCCGGATCACCCGCGTGCCGTGCCTCGACCGCCCCCTGCGACCGGCCGGCCGGAACGGCGATCTACACGTTCGGCGACCTGAGTACGGTGGCGATGAACATCAGCACCGCCGGTGACGGCAGCACCTACGTCGAGCTCGCCTGGACGCGCATGACCCTGACGGCACAGGGATCCACAACCGAACTGGTCAAGGTCGATCCGGGCGGTCCCGACACATCGGCACCCGTCACCACGAGAGACACGGACGGTGTGTGCTCCCCCAGCACCGGTCAGGCGCGAACCATCACGGTCACCAAGCCCGGTGCCCTGGGGTCGCCGCGACCGTATCCGCTGAGAGCCGGGGGCGACTGTTTCGCATTGAGCCTCAGTGCCGGGCGTCTCGACATGAGAAACGTTCCGCTGACGATCGATGCGCCCAGTGCGCGGATTCCGCAGATCCTCGAGGACGGTGCGCTCACGTTCGAGATAACGACGACGGACACGGCATCCGGGAAGGTGATCAGCGTCGTGAAATTGGATGCATACGTCGTCAATCGCACGCTCGGGCAGGGGGAACTCGGGGGCACGATCCCCGTCGAGGTGCTGCCTTTCCGCGTGGCGCAGAGGCTCACCCCGGTCGAGGGTGCCCCGTCCACCTTCAACTGGGATCGCGTGAAGGGCGTCTCCTTCTGAGGACGGCGCGGCGGGACCGGCCACCTCGGAACGGCGGACCGCCGCGGCACGAGCGGACCTCGCGCGTCCCGGAGAACGGAGTGCCGAGGCCCCTTCCCCAGGTCCGAGCCGCCTCAGGTACGGTGGCGACTCGGGCCGCGGGCCGGAGCGGATGGAGTCGTTCACGTGCTCTGTCGCCGCTCGTCGATCCGCGCAGGCGGACGCGGGGCGGGATCGGCCACCGATGCTGCGGCCGCCCGCGAATGGCCCGCTGTCGCAGCGCCAGGTCGACGACGTCGTCCGGTCTCGCAGGCGAGCTCGGAGATCGTCGATCCCGGAGTCAGGGGTCGAGGGGCGGAACGGCTGGACCGGATCGCTCGGCTGCACGGATCCAGGGTGACGGAGGGCGTTGCCGACGGTGTCGGGTCGGGGTCGGCGGTGCGTTCCGCAGAGGGGTGTCGTCTGCAACCGAGGTCAGGAGGCGGCGCTGATCCAGAGGAGGCCCGCGCGGCCCGTCTCAACCTCGGGTGCGAACGGTCCGGCCCGCAGAAGTAAGGCTGAACGCGTCGATTCCGGCGAGGTCCGGCGATCCACCGCGTCCGGCCTTACTCCTGCAGCCGAAGCTGCGGACAGGACCGGCCGAGACACCGACGCTGCGGCAGGAGCGCCACGTCGAGACCCGACCGCCCCCTAGCCCGTGCGCCCGTACCCCCCTAGGTTGGGGGAACCCGCCACGCACCACCGAGTTCCACCGGAGGAACGCCATGGACACGACACCCCGTCTCCGCCGGATCGCGCTCGCGCTGGTCGCGGTCGTCTCACTCGGAGCGGCGGGTGCCGCACCGGCGTCCGCTCTCGACAGGCCGGTCTTCCCGCGGGACGGGCTGCCGTCGCTCGGGGACGTCCGCGACGCCCTCGGCGGGCCGGTCGTCTCGCCCTCGACCTCGGTCGGCTACGGCGGCGCGGTCTCGTCGGTCGACGCCCGCGCGAGCCGCGCGGGACTCGAGGTGCTCAAGCGCGGCGGCAACGCCGCCGACGCCGCGGTCGCGACCGCCTCCGCCCTCGGCGTGACCGAGCCCTACAGCGCCGGGATTGGCGGCGGCGGCTACTTCGTCTACTTCGACGCCGCCTCCGGCGAGGTGAGCACGATCGACGGACGCGAGACCGCGCCGGCGGGCATCACGCCCGATGCCTTCCTCGACCCGGCGACGGGCGCGCCGTACACCTTCACGCCCGACCTCGTCTCGTCGGGTGTCGCGGTCGGAGTCCCGGGCACCGTCGCGACCTGGGACACCGCGGTCGACCGGTTCGGCACCCTGCCTCTCCCGGTCGTGCTCGCACCGTCCATCGCGCTGGCCGCCAAGGGCTTCCCGGTCGACGAGACCTTCCGCAACCAGACTCTCGACAACCTCGAGCGGTTCCAGGCGTTCCCCGACACCGCGGAGCTGTTCCTCCCCGGCGGCGACGCTCCGAAGGTCGGCAGCACCTTCCGCAACCTCGACCTCGCGAAGACGCTGACGCGCATCGCGGCGCAGGGTCCGAGCGCGTTCTACGAGGGACCGCTGGCCGCCGAGATCGCCGACACGGTCCAGAACCCCCGGGCCGCCCCCGACTCCGCCCTGCCCGCCCCGGCCGGCTCGCTCACCGCCGCCGACCTCGCCGACTACTCCGTCCTCGAGCAGGCGCCCACCCGCGTCTCCTACCGCGGACTCGACGTCTACGGCATGGCGCCCTCCTCCTCCGGCGGCATCGCGGTCGGCGAGGCCCTGAACATCCTCGAGAACCACGACCTCGGAGCCGAGAGCACGGGCAGCGCCCTGCACCTCTACCTCGAGGCGTCCGCCCGCGCGTTCGCCGATCGCGGCGCCTACATCGGCGACCCCGCCTTCACCGATGTGCCCACCGACACGCTGCTCAGCCAGGAGTTCGCGGACGCCCGGGACTGCACGATCGACCCGACGACCGCCTCCGTCCGCCCGGTCGCTCCCGGCGCGATCGACGGCTCCGGATGCGCGACCGCCCTCTCCGAGGAGCAGGCCGACACCGAGAACATCTCGACCACCCACCTCTCCGTCGTCGACAAGTGGGGCAACGCCGCCTCCTACACGCTGACGATCGAGCAGACCGGCGGCTCGGCCATGACGGTCCCCGGACGCGGCTTCCTCCTCAACAACGAGCTCACCGACTTCTCCCCCGTCTTCGTCGACGGCGACCCGAACCGGATCGAGCCGGGCAAGCGTCCGCGCTCGTCGATGTCGCCGACCATCGTGCTCGACGACGGCAAGGTGAAGTTCGTCGTCGGCTCGCCGGGCGGATCGACGATCATCACGACGGTGCTCCAGACGCTCGTCAACCGCATCGACCTCGGTATGACGCTCCCGGAGGCGGTGGCCGCTCCCCGCGCCTCGCAGCGCAACGCGGCGGCGACCACGGCCGAGCCCGGCTTCATCGAGGCGTACGCCGACGACCTGGCGCCCTTCGGTCAGCAGCTGACGCCCTCGGGCGACTCGTTCACCTCGGCCGCCGAGATCGGAGCCGTCGCCGCGATCGAGGTCGACTCCTCGGGGCGGATGACCGCGGTCGCCGAACCCGAGCGTCGCGGCGGCGGCACCGCGCTCGTGGTCGATCCGGAGGAGTGACGCAGGCCGGGCGCCCGGCCGCGTGCTCCGCTCAGCTCGTGCGGTCGGGCTTCCCGTGGCGCCCTCGGCGGCGCCAGAGGGCGCGCAGCCGCTCCAGCTGGCGATCGGTGAAGTCGTTCGAGAGGGCGAAGGCCTCGGCACCCGGGTCGGCTCCGTCGTCCATGTTCCGGATGGCGCGCAGCGCGCGTTCCGCCTGAGCGCGGGACTCGTTCGGGGGTGGCGGGGTCGTGTCCATGGCGTCCACCCTAGGTTCGCCACGGACTCCCCGCCCCTCGGCTCTCGAGAACGGGCCGTTCCGGCACCGAGCGCGTCGACACCTCACTCCCCGTGAGACTGAAGGAGAAGGAGCGGCACATGCAGCGAACGGTCGGCGGGGTCGTCATCACCGTCACTCACACGAAGACCGATCACGCGAGGCGCACGACCTCGGGGCCGATCCAGCTGTGGTCCCTCGCCCTCTCGAGTCCGGGCATCGACTGCGCCGCGACGATCGGAGTCGCCGGCCGCTCCACCGAGGCTGATGACGACGTGTTCGCGACCCTCGTCGACATCGCCCTGCTGCAGTACGTCTCGGCCGGCGCGGACGGCGACCCGCTCGCGGCTCCGGAGATCTCGGCGTGGAAGCGGAGGCACGACGCGGGCCTGCGCCTCCTCGTGAGCAGGCTCCGGGGGGAGGGTCGTCAGCGAGAATGACGCCCGGCAGGAGCGGCGGCAGGGCCAGTGGAGTGAGCGTGGAGACTCGCTCGAGCGAGCGACCGGAACCGCTCGCTCGCCGGTGGTGCGCTGTTCACTGACGTCCCCCATCCTGGAGTGCATGACAGCAACGAAGCCCCCTCCGGCGGCCCCGGCCGGCGCACGCACCGTTCGGGTCGCCGCCCTCGCGACGGCCGGGATCGCCGCGACCGTCGCGTTCATGCTGTGGCTCGCACACACTCAGATCACCGACTACCCGACCTACGACACCGCGTACGCCGGTGCCTTCGAGACCGGCGTCCTCCTCTCGGTGGGAGTCGCGGTGCTCGCGCTCGTCGTCGCGGCGGCGATGGCGCTCCGGCGCGCTCGGTAGCGCTCCGACCGCAACCCGACCTCACGCCTTCGCGCGCATCGCCCTCTCTGCGATCCGGAGCCTGAGCCGGATCCCGAGCACCCGCGTCGACAGCACGGCGACGACCCGGTTCCTCAAACCCGTCGATCACGGACGGCGCCGTCGTCGGCATCGCCCGCCAGGCGGTCTCGACGACCTGGTGCGCCTGCCGATCACCCGCGTGCGGATCATCCGCGCGCTGCGCGACGGCGAGCGTTCCGTCACCGAGCTCGCCGGACTCGTCGACAAGGCGCCCACCGCCGTGTCGCAGCACCTCGCGAAGCTGCGCCTGGCGCACATGGTCACCACTCGGCACGACGGCACCCGCGTCTTCTACCGACTCGTCGACGAGCACGCCCGCCGCCTCGTCTCGGACGCGATTTTTTAGGCCGAGCACTCGGTCGACTCCTCGCCGCGGCACCACCGGCTCTCTCATTCAGGGGAAGGCCAGCTCGCGCAAAGCGTCGTGCCCCCCCTGTAATTGCTGGCACTCAAAGACGCGAAGCGGCAGTTCTCCCCTGTCTGTAGTACTCGCGCCGAACGTCCAAGAGATAGAACCACCGAGATAGTCGAATAACCGACTCATTAATCCTGAGCCAGTCAAACATTCCACATTCCCCACTAGGTCTCAGATAACGGAAGCCCATCGACTTCGGAGGCATTCAACCCAATCGACGTAGCTCGAAAGCCTACGCCGGCCGCAAAACGATGCTCAACCTCTGACGGATTCCACCGCACCCGCCAATCCATTCCCTGGTCCCGGACGAATTGCGTGACTTCAACAGCGAAGCAGACTGAGGGATGCTGATCCGGGTGAATCAAATCGGCATTATTGCCACGTAGGAATCCTCGAGCGAAACCTGTCACAGGAACACAGCCGATGGGCCGTGCGTAATCGCCAGACAAAAGATCCGACCGACATTCTCCTTCAAGGAAGATGCGAGAAACGATGTAAGACCGCACTAATGCCGCAAGTTCCTCGACCTCGGCTTCCGCAATATCTACAATATTTCCCATCTCCCCGAACCCGTGCTCCATCGAATCACTAGCCGCCTTTGCTCGTTCGTGAAGTTCAGTCTTTCCCTGGAAGAGAATACGTCTGCGCACTTCCTCATCGACCTTTCCCTTCTCCACACCCCACTCCGCAGCGAGACCGTCCAAGCCGCCAAACTTTTCGGACCACGGTCCACGCGCGACAGGAGTGAGTGCTTCCATCGCAATGTATAAGAAGTTAAACGCGACCGGCTCGTGCCCTTTCCTCCAACTTCTTAAGGCGGTGACGTAGAAGCGAATTCCGCGCCCGAGCCGTTTCGACTGCGGATGCTCTCGAAGACCTTTCATTCCTTCACCGACAAACCCTGGCGCTTCTCGAACGACTGGTGGGGGTGCCGGGTAACGGTCGGTACTAGATGCGAATACCGCTTCGTGCTCCTCTAGCTCCGACCTCACATCATAAAGATCCTCGATTCTCGGCTCATCGATCGCCGCATTTGTCAAAAAGCTGACAAGGCGAATCGCGTCTTCAACGACGTTCCGTAGCCTTATTTCGGCATCATGCAAGTCCTCTCCACGCTCTTCTCCCGAGATTCGGATTCCGTTTGGAACCGGACCAACCTCTCCTTGCTCTTCAGGACTAGTGATCCAAACAGCAGAATTCTCGCTCGTGTCACTCCTGACATTCTGCAACTTCACAACCGAAGGGATGTACACGGCTGAATTGGCCCAGTACGTGCCCCGAGCAATAACTTCATTTTGCGTACGTGCCGACATAAGTGAAGAGTAACAGCACGTACAGCAATCACGCCATGACAAATTGGCTGAGGCTTAGGGCTACACGCGTTGTTCGAGCGGCTCGCCAACAACGGGTGTCATATAGGGACGACGGCTAGAGCAATCGACCTGGCGTCATTCAGTTTCTATTCTGACTGAACAGGTCGACGGTTGCGCTCAGACTTCGCGTTGCAGCGACCGGTCACTTACGTGCGACACGCAGCCATCAACGCAGTCAGAACGCCACCGACAACTCGCGCAGTTAGGATCTCGATGCTAGTGTCTGCTCATGTCGTCACAGATACCTAAGCAGGTGCGTGCGCGTGGAGCCTACCGGGCAAAATCGGCAGTATTCATGCCGCCAGGTCAACAGTTACAGGTGAATATCGACACGGGGGATCAAATAGTCTCCGTTCGCATGGGAAACTACAATGCGCATGGCACAATTGGTAAAGTCCCGAACGGGATCTGGATCTTCGGCGAAGGATCTGGGGCTGATATCTACGATGCCGAACATCGCTTCAGAAATGCGGTCGAAGACAGTGTGGCGGTAGTTAGCTTTCTCACGAACGCGGCAACAGAAGAACCGACGCTGGAAATTCTCTACGAGGTTACACCAGAATCCGAAGAGCATGATGCGTTATTTCTGTCCCAAACAGATCGCTACTCGGTACCCCCTTCCGTGGTACGCGAGTCACCAAAATTCGTACGTGCAGGGATGAAGGCTTTGGCGGAGCATGAATACTCTGAGACGCTCTGGCAAGGGATTAGCCGCTACATGACAGCGCTGCGCCATTGGGGCAAAGGAGAGGGCCTGATGTCGTTTGCCTTCCTTTACATGGCCATGGAAGCACTCACGCCAATCGCGCGCGTGCCATTGCTTGAACAGTTTGGCGGCGCGGATGGCCTCGCCGAGCACTGGGGAATTGATAAAAGACAGGTCGACGCAGAAATTCGTAAGCGAATTCTCTTTGACGGGGATCTTGGTCTCTACAAGTCCGCGAGAAAAGCAAGCGACTCCCTGGAGCATGGGTATGGAGAGATAGACGCAATCATCAAGGTAGCTGCGCGTCACGTGAAGAAGCTCGCTGGGAGAGTTCGGTCCTACATTGTGCAACAACTTTTCGCGGGAGGGCGGAGGACGGTTCTCCTGTCAGATAACTACAACTTTCCGCTTAGCTGCCTCCCGGCAACGATCACCATCCGGGGAATGTTGACCGGAAGCAGAAGCGATCTCGTCAATCCCGTTCACCCGCCAACCGTGCGTTTTACTGCGGAGGCCACGCATATGCTTCGCGACCGAGGACTCGACTGGCGAGTGCAGTGGAGGGTATCCGACCTCGAGCAACCTAAAGCGGGGGGCGTTACATTCACGCGTACAGCTGACGGCCAAAATGCTTTTGAAGTCGACGGGGTGCCTATGTCTGATTTGGGAGGAGTCCACGATTGATGGTCGACCGGCCACCCATTCAATGTGCTTATCGAACATCCCGCGCTAATGTTCGAGGCTACGCGTCGTAAATGCATCAAAGCGATCGTCGCGAGACGAGCAGTTTGAAGCCGTTCGAGTTGGGCTAAGCGCAACTTTTGCCAGCAGACTCGATGTGAGGCTCGTCCCGTCAGCGCATAACGCACTTCGTTCTACTAGCGCGACCTCTTCAGAGTCTCTTCGGTGGTGCAATGCTCGTCGTGTCCCCGTTGCGGGCTGGACGTCGTTGCCTGGCCGATCCATCAGACTCGACCGGCCCGGATCAGCGCGGCGTCGACGCCAGGTAGGCCTCGAGGGACTGCGGGGCGACTCCGGTCACGGACTCGACGGCGTCGCTAACGGAGGCCATGCCGCCGCTCGCGACCGCGGTGTAGGTGCTCACCCAGGCGTCGACCTGCCAATCGGGGGCGCCGTAGACGGCGCGCGACGCGTAGGCCTCCTCGAGGCTCTCGTCGTGGAACGAGACCTCGCGGGCGCGGACACGGGCGATCGTCGCGGCGATCTCCGCGAAGCTCAGCGCCTCGGGGCCGGTGAGGTCGTAGGTGCGTCCGGCGTGCGCGGAGGGGTCGCGCAGGACGGCCACCGCGGTGCGGGCCACGTCGGCGCGCGACACGATCGCGACGCGTCCGGCGCCTCCGGGGCCGCGGATCACTCCGTCCTCGCCCACCAGCGCCTCCATGAAGTCGATGTAGAAGCTGTCGCGCAGGAACGTCCACGCCATGCCGGACGCCCGGATGTGCTCCTCCGTCGCCCCGTGATCGCGCGCGAGGGTGAAGACCGCGTCGGGGGCGGCGGCGATGAACGACGTGTAGACGATGTGCCGGACGCCGGCGGCGGCTGCGGCGTCGACGAAGGTGCGGTGCTGGTCGAGGCGGTCGGCGCTCTCGGACGCGGACACCATGAAGAGGGTCTCCACGCCGGTGAGGGCCTCGATCGAGGCGGGCCGATCGCTGTAGCTGAAGGGATGGACGGTGGAGTCCGGCAGCTGCGGGGCCTTCGCGGGGGTGCGGGCGAGCAGCCGCTGGGCGACTCCGTCGGCGGCGAGCGCGCGGGCGACGGAGCCGCCGAGGACGCCGGTGACGCCCGTCACGGCGAGGGTGGGGAGGGTGGTCATGAAGGGTCCTTCCGGGGACGGCGAGCCGGCTCAGGCGCCCTGGACGTGCTCGTCCTGCTCGAAGAACCAGTCTGGACGGATCGCGACCAGGTCGGGAAGTTCAGCGGTCTCCAGGGAGAGCCCGGTGTCAGTCCGCCGCGACGCGGGGACCGAGGCTCTGGCGGCCGATGACCTTCAGCAGGTCGAGCTTGCTGCGGCTCTCACCGCTGCCGCCCGGGTTGAGGAGGAGGAGCGTCTGCGAGCGGTCCTCGGTGAAGAGCATCTGCGCGTCGATCTCGATCGGTCCGAGCTCGGGGTGCAGGAGGATCCTGCAGTCGTCGTAGCTGCGCGCGACCTCGTGCAGCTGCCAGAGGCGGGCGAACTCGGCACTGCGCTTCGAGAGCTCGGCCGCGAGCGTCACGGCCCGCGCGGTGTCGCTGCCCGACGTCGTGGCCATCCGCAGGCGGGCGACGAGGAACCTGCCGTGCTCCTCCTGCGCGTCGACGGGGTAGGGGCGGCGCTCGTCGGGATCGGTGAACCAGCGGTGGAAGCCGCTCCGGTCCGCGCCGGTGAATCTCGTCTCGTCGCCGATCAGCGCGATGGCGAGCGGATTCATCGCGAGGGTGTCGTGGAGGTCGTTCTGCACGAGGCAGGGCACGTCGGTCAGCCCGTCGAGCACGCTCATCAGTGCCGGGCTCACGTGGTCGGAGTGGACCGACCTGCCCGGCGCATTGTGCCCGATGAGGGCGAACAGGTGGTCGCGCTCGTCGAGGGTCAGGCGGAGCGCCCGGGCGAGCGCCGCGGCGATCTGCGTCGACGGGACGGGAGCGCGCTGCTGCTCGAGACGGGCGTAGTAGTCGGTGGACATGCCGGCCAGCTGCGCGACCTCCTCGCGGCGCAGTCCCGGGGCGCGCCGCCGCGGCCCCTCCGACAGCCCGACGTCGCGCGGGCGCAGCAGTTCGCGGCGCGAACGGAGGAATTCGGCGAGCAGTCGTCTGTCCATCCGCTCATGATGGGCCCGGAGCCGGAGCGGAGCCAGGGATCGGCGATCCCCCGCTCCCCGGCTCAGGCCCGGTCAGAGGCTGCTGAGCGAGCTCACGAGGCCGGCGTAGGTGCCGTTCGCCGCGGCGTCGCGCGCCCAGCGGGCGTTCTCGACGACCAGCTCGCGGGCGTCCGGGTTCTCGCGCAGCAGCGCGAGCACTTCGGACACGTACTCGTCGAGCGGCATGGCCTGCTGGCTGTCCTCCTGACCGAGCAGGGCCGTCCGGACCGCGGGCGGCACGATCTCGACGACCTGCACACCCGCTCCTGCGAGCGCGATGCGGGCGCTCTCGGTGAACGAGTGGAGCGCGGCCTTCGTGGCGCTATAGGTCGGGGTCGCCGCCCACGGCACGAAGGCGAGCGCAGAGGAGAGGGTGAGGATCGCGGCACCGTCCCTGCCTGCCAGGACCGGGGCGAACGCGTAGACCATCCGGATCGTGCCGAGCAGGTTGGTCTGCACGTGC encodes the following:
- the ggt gene encoding gamma-glutamyltransferase, whose product is MDTTPRLRRIALALVAVVSLGAAGAAPASALDRPVFPRDGLPSLGDVRDALGGPVVSPSTSVGYGGAVSSVDARASRAGLEVLKRGGNAADAAVATASALGVTEPYSAGIGGGGYFVYFDAASGEVSTIDGRETAPAGITPDAFLDPATGAPYTFTPDLVSSGVAVGVPGTVATWDTAVDRFGTLPLPVVLAPSIALAAKGFPVDETFRNQTLDNLERFQAFPDTAELFLPGGDAPKVGSTFRNLDLAKTLTRIAAQGPSAFYEGPLAAEIADTVQNPRAAPDSALPAPAGSLTAADLADYSVLEQAPTRVSYRGLDVYGMAPSSSGGIAVGEALNILENHDLGAESTGSALHLYLEASARAFADRGAYIGDPAFTDVPTDTLLSQEFADARDCTIDPTTASVRPVAPGAIDGSGCATALSEEQADTENISTTHLSVVDKWGNAASYTLTIEQTGGSAMTVPGRGFLLNNELTDFSPVFVDGDPNRIEPGKRPRSSMSPTIVLDDGKVKFVVGSPGGSTIITTVLQTLVNRIDLGMTLPEAVAAPRASQRNAAATTAEPGFIEAYADDLAPFGQQLTPSGDSFTSAAEIGAVAAIEVDSSGRMTAVAEPERRGGGTALVVDPEE
- a CDS encoding SDR family oxidoreductase, producing the protein MTTLPTLAVTGVTGVLGGSVARALAADGVAQRLLARTPAKAPQLPDSTVHPFSYSDRPASIEALTGVETLFMVSASESADRLDQHRTFVDAAAAAGVRHIVYTSFIAAAPDAVFTLARDHGATEEHIRASGMAWTFLRDSFYIDFMEALVGEDGVIRGPGGAGRVAIVSRADVARTAVAVLRDPSAHAGRTYDLTGPEALSFAEIAATIARVRAREVSFHDESLEEAYASRAVYGAPDWQVDAWVSTYTAVASGGMASVSDAVESVTGVAPQSLEAYLASTPR
- a CDS encoding helix-turn-helix transcriptional regulator, whose amino-acid sequence is MDRRLLAEFLRSRRELLRPRDVGLSEGPRRRAPGLRREEVAQLAGMSTDYYARLEQQRAPVPSTQIAAALARALRLTLDERDHLFALIGHNAPGRSVHSDHVSPALMSVLDGLTDVPCLVQNDLHDTLAMNPLAIALIGDETRFTGADRSGFHRWFTDPDERRPYPVDAQEEHGRFLVARLRMATTSGSDTARAVTLAAELSKRSAEFARLWQLHEVARSYDDCRILLHPELGPIEIDAQMLFTEDRSQTLLLLNPGGSGESRSKLDLLKVIGRQSLGPRVAAD
- a CDS encoding SDR family oxidoreductase; amino-acid sequence: MNLTGNTILITGGTSGIGLALALRLHDAGNTVIVAGRRRALLDALTTEHPGLHAIELDIADPESIARARASLELTHPDLNVLVNNAGIMLREDLLDPSDVGIAEQHVQTNLLGTIRMVYAFAPVLAGRDGAAILTLSSALAFVPWAATPTYSATKAALHSFTESARIALAGAGVQVVEIVPPAVRTALLGQEDSQQAMPLDEYVSEVLALLRENPDARELVVENARWARDAAANGTYAGLVSSLSSL